The region CGGGACGGGCACGGATCGCATTGATGGCCTCGTAGACGGTGCCGTCCGGGCCGGAGGCTTCGTTTTTTGCTTCGGCGTAATTCAGCAGCACTTCGGCGTAGCGGACAAAAATCCAGTCCTGATCGCTGGATTGCGAGTAGATCACCAAGTCTTCGTTGTGGAATTTGCGAGTGAAATAGCCCGTCACCATAAAATCTGCATCGCGTCCGCCCTCAAACAGCTCCACTTCGCGCCCCCGGAAAGTAGCACCGTTGTGCACCACCGTGGCTTCGAACCGCGGGTCCAGGTTCTCGTAAGGCTTTTCGGGATCGTACAGCGGCGAGGCCGTCTGGGGCAATCCGTCGGTCATCTCATACGAATCCACGAAATTCTGCGTGGGGAGATTGCCGCCCCAGCCGGCATCCGTCGGTCCTTTGAACGAAGGCGGTGTGTTGTAGACGTCCCACCCGGCCCCGGCCGTTCCTCCGGCATTGGTTTGGTGGTGTTTGTCCGGGAACCGGAATTTCTTCGCGAAAATGATTTCGTCGTTGTTTTTCGTGAGAAACAAGGTGCGGTAATCGGGAAACAACGTGTAAGGCATGTTCATTACTTCCTGGGCGGCATTGGCGGCCGCTTCCCACTGCTCATCGTACAACAGGACCCGGCTTTTCAGCGCCTTTGCGGCCCCCGACGTGGCCCGTCCCTCTTCTATCCCACCCTTCTCCGGCAGTATGCTGGCGGCCTTGTCCAGATCACTGATGATGAAGCTGACCACGTCGGCATACGTGGCGCGCGGAATCTGCAAGTTGTCGTCCAGCGTCAGGCTTTCGCTGATCAGGGGCACGCCGGTGGGTTCGCCCCCGGCCGACCTCAGCCCGAACAGCCGCAACAGCTCGTGGTACATGAAGCCTCTCAAAAAGTAGACTTCTCCTTTCAGGCGCGTGCTCAGCTCTTCGTCGTCGAGGCGATCCAGGTTTTCCAGCGCCACGTTCGCCTTCCGAATCAGGCGGTAGTACGTAGGCCACATGGTGTTTCCCCAGGGCACGTACGAGGGCAGAAAATTGCCCGTCTGCAACTGGGTAGAATGCGTCCATCCCATCGAAACGTCGGCATCGTCGCTCGCGCCGTCAAGCAGGTACAGTCCTTTCGCCCAGTTGTCGTAGTTGCGATCGAATCCGGAAGGCATGTCGCCGTAAATGCCGTTCACAAACTGAATGGCCCCCTGCGGATCGGACCATACGGTTTCTTCCGTGAGGGAGTCTTTCGGAATCTGATCGAGAATATCCTGATTACAACTCAGGAGCAGCGCCGCGGCAAAGAACAGGACGGCAGCTTTTATCGGGTTGGTGGTTTTTATAGTCATCTCGGTAATTGCTTAGAAATTGATGTTCAGCCCTGCGTTCCAGATCCTGAATTGAGGATACCCCCACCCCCGGCCGCTGTCATTTTCCGGATCGAAGTTCTCGATCGCGGTCCAGGTAAGGGCGTTGTTGGCGTTGACATACACCCGTATGCCCTGCACAAATTTCAGGTTGGCCACCGGCACGTTGTAGGCAATCTCCACATTCTTGAGGCGCACGTAGGAAGCGTCGCGCAGCCAGAACGAAGACCCGGCGTGGTTGTTATCTGCATTGATCAGGACGCGCGGCTCGCTGGCGTCGGTATTTTCAGGCGTCCATCGGTCCAGGTTCTGTTTCAAAACGCCGCTGGTCCCTAAGAAGAAGGGCCAGGCCGCTTCGCCCGAATAGTATTGCTGCACCCGCGTGCCTCCCTGGAAGAGAAGCGACAGCTCGAAGTTTTTGTAGGCCAGGTTTCCGTTGTAGCCGAAAATGATTTCGGGTGTGTTGGAACTGCCGATGTAGACACGATCCAGGTCGTCGATCTTGCCATCGCCGTTCACGTCTTCGTACCGAATGTCGCCGGGAGCGATGTCCCCGATCTGCGTGGGAGCGTTTTGTACTTCTTCCACGGTTTGGAACAGCCCCAGCGCCCGGTAACCAAACTGAGCATTGAGCGGGCGGCCCGTGCGTCGGATGTTCGGGTTTTCGGAGGCAGGCTCGTCGATGTAAATAACTTTGTTTCTGGCGAACGTAAGGTTCGCGTTCATCGAGTAGCGCAGGTCCTCCGACAAGCTGTTCTGGTGGCCCAGCACCAGCTCAATGCCTTTGTTATCGACCTTGGCCAGGTTTTCAAAAGGTAAATCAATGCCCAGAAGACTGGGAACAGAAAGATTTCGCTGACCAAGAATATCACTCCGCTTGTCGTAGAAGAAGTCAGCCGTGACCGACAACTGGTTGTTCCAGAGCGTGGCATCGAACCCGATGTTTAGTTTCTTCACCGTTTCCCAGGTAACGTTGGGACTGGACAGACGGCCTTCGAAAATGGCAGGCTGTACGTTGCCATCGCCAAAAACGGCGGTTCCGTTCTGGTAAAAGGACTGCAAATAGAGGAACCGAGCTCCCCCCAACCGGTCGTTCCCCAGCACGCCGTACGAGCCTCGGAGTTTCAGGAAGTTGATCATCGGCACGTTTTCCAGGAACGATTCC is a window of Catalinimonas alkaloidigena DNA encoding:
- a CDS encoding RagB/SusD family nutrient uptake outer membrane protein — its product is MTIKTTNPIKAAVLFFAAALLLSCNQDILDQIPKDSLTEETVWSDPQGAIQFVNGIYGDMPSGFDRNYDNWAKGLYLLDGASDDADVSMGWTHSTQLQTGNFLPSYVPWGNTMWPTYYRLIRKANVALENLDRLDDEELSTRLKGEVYFLRGFMYHELLRLFGLRSAGGEPTGVPLISESLTLDDNLQIPRATYADVVSFIISDLDKAASILPEKGGIEEGRATSGAAKALKSRVLLYDEQWEAAANAAQEVMNMPYTLFPDYRTLFLTKNNDEIIFAKKFRFPDKHHQTNAGGTAGAGWDVYNTPPSFKGPTDAGWGGNLPTQNFVDSYEMTDGLPQTASPLYDPEKPYENLDPRFEATVVHNGATFRGREVELFEGGRDADFMVTGYFTRKFHNEDLVIYSQSSDQDWIFVRYAEVLLNYAEAKNEASGPDGTVYEAINAIRARPGVDMPPLPQGLSQDQMRERIRHERRVELAFEEHRFFDIRRWRIAESLLNGPLQGMKIEKNADGSVTYNRYDFETRAFPSKLYVLPIPQEEIDKNPAAEQINGW